In a single window of the Lynx canadensis isolate LIC74 chromosome E2, mLynCan4.pri.v2, whole genome shotgun sequence genome:
- the PSME3IP1 gene encoding PSME3-interacting protein isoform X1 has product MSLKQTSCSIMDGGDDGNLVIKKRFVSEAELDERRKRRQEEWEKVRKPEDPEECPEEVYDPRSLYERLQEQKDRKQQEYEEQFKFKNMVRGLDEDETNFLDEVSRQQELLEKQRREEELKELKEYRSNLNKVGLSPENKKEVEKKVAVKSIETKNKFSQAKLLAGAVKHKSSESGNSVKRLKSDTDPDDKSQEAPSCMSLGSTSLSTPSIHCPSAAVCIGILPGLGAYSGSSDSESSSDSEGTINATGKIVSSIFRTNTFLEAP; this is encoded by the exons ATGTCCCTGAAACAG ACCAGTTGTTCCATTATGGATGGAGGGGATGATGGTAATCTTGTTATCAAAAAGAGGTTTGTGTCCGAGGCAGAACTAGATGAACGGCGCAAAAGGAGGCaagaagaatgggagaaagtTCGAAAACCGGAAGATCCAGAAG AATGTCCAGAGGAGGTTTATGACCCTCGGTCTCTGTATGAAAGGCTACAGGAACAGAAAGACAGGAAGCAGCAGGAGTATGAGGAGCAGTTCAAATTCA AAAACATGGTAAGAGGCTTAGACGAAGATGAGACTAACTTCCTCGACGAGGTTTCCCGGCAGCAGGAACTACTAGAAAAGCAACGAAGAGAAGAAGAACTGAAAGAACTGAAGGAATACAGA AGTAATCTCAACAAAGTTGGACTTTCTCCAGAAAACAAGAAGGAGGTGGAGAAGAAAGTGGCTGTGAAATCCATAGAAACCAAGAACAAGTTCTCCCAGGCGAAGCTGTTGGCAGGAGCTGTGAAACATAAGAG CTCAGAGAGCGGGAACAGCGTGAAAagactgaagtcggacactgaccCAGATGACAAGAGTCAAG AAGCCCCGTCCTGCATGTCTCTTGGAAGCACGTCCCTGAGCACTCCTTCCATCCACTGCCCCTCTGCCGCGGTCTGTATTGGCATCCTCCCAGGCTTGGGTGCCTATTCGGGCAGCAGCGACTCCGAGTCCAGCTCAGACAGTGAAGGCACCATCAACGCCACTGGCAAGATCGTCTCCTCCATCTTCCGAACCAACACCTTCCTCGAGGCCCCCTAG
- the PSME3IP1 gene encoding PSME3-interacting protein isoform X2, translating into MDGGDDGNLVIKKRFVSEAELDERRKRRQEEWEKVRKPEDPEECPEEVYDPRSLYERLQEQKDRKQQEYEEQFKFKNMVRGLDEDETNFLDEVSRQQELLEKQRREEELKELKEYRSNLNKVGLSPENKKEVEKKVAVKSIETKNKFSQAKLLAGAVKHKSSESGNSVKRLKSDTDPDDKSQEAPSCMSLGSTSLSTPSIHCPSAAVCIGILPGLGAYSGSSDSESSSDSEGTINATGKIVSSIFRTNTFLEAP; encoded by the exons ATGGATGGAGGGGATGATGGTAATCTTGTTATCAAAAAGAGGTTTGTGTCCGAGGCAGAACTAGATGAACGGCGCAAAAGGAGGCaagaagaatgggagaaagtTCGAAAACCGGAAGATCCAGAAG AATGTCCAGAGGAGGTTTATGACCCTCGGTCTCTGTATGAAAGGCTACAGGAACAGAAAGACAGGAAGCAGCAGGAGTATGAGGAGCAGTTCAAATTCA AAAACATGGTAAGAGGCTTAGACGAAGATGAGACTAACTTCCTCGACGAGGTTTCCCGGCAGCAGGAACTACTAGAAAAGCAACGAAGAGAAGAAGAACTGAAAGAACTGAAGGAATACAGA AGTAATCTCAACAAAGTTGGACTTTCTCCAGAAAACAAGAAGGAGGTGGAGAAGAAAGTGGCTGTGAAATCCATAGAAACCAAGAACAAGTTCTCCCAGGCGAAGCTGTTGGCAGGAGCTGTGAAACATAAGAG CTCAGAGAGCGGGAACAGCGTGAAAagactgaagtcggacactgaccCAGATGACAAGAGTCAAG AAGCCCCGTCCTGCATGTCTCTTGGAAGCACGTCCCTGAGCACTCCTTCCATCCACTGCCCCTCTGCCGCGGTCTGTATTGGCATCCTCCCAGGCTTGGGTGCCTATTCGGGCAGCAGCGACTCCGAGTCCAGCTCAGACAGTGAAGGCACCATCAACGCCACTGGCAAGATCGTCTCCTCCATCTTCCGAACCAACACCTTCCTCGAGGCCCCCTAG